Proteins from one uncultured Cohaesibacter sp. genomic window:
- a CDS encoding LysR substrate-binding domain-containing protein has protein sequence MQRKLPPFSALKAFEAAARNGSFARAAAELNVTATAVSQHVKGLENWLGEALFVRHANGVELSDRAKALVPEASRLLDEIATLLPPAQEENNSVSVTISAPRAFADGWLGPRLADFQNDNPGITVFLDAEDKQSHPERNVTADLMISRMPATNDSLLSELLFEDRIMPVCTEQYRDLMGLDLAEGWKSVTLLHDALWEKDWPFWGTQQPDVRLDWLAGPRYPNHWLLLEAARQGRGVAMAHMDLAADSLMEGSLVPLAPQPVETGDSYFLTRRRGHRSPAAIQLRAWLLGCMRESPNTSS, from the coding sequence GTGCAAAGAAAACTCCCTCCTTTCAGTGCCCTCAAGGCGTTTGAAGCGGCCGCAAGAAACGGGTCTTTTGCACGCGCTGCAGCAGAGCTGAATGTCACCGCCACCGCTGTGAGCCAACATGTCAAAGGACTTGAAAACTGGCTTGGGGAAGCCCTGTTTGTTCGTCATGCCAATGGTGTCGAGTTGAGCGACAGGGCCAAAGCGCTTGTGCCCGAGGCGTCTCGCCTGCTCGATGAAATCGCTACGCTCTTGCCTCCGGCGCAGGAAGAAAATAATTCCGTATCCGTAACGATATCGGCTCCTAGAGCCTTTGCGGATGGTTGGCTCGGGCCGCGTCTGGCAGATTTTCAGAATGACAATCCCGGCATTACCGTGTTTTTGGACGCGGAAGACAAGCAGAGCCATCCTGAACGCAATGTGACGGCCGATCTGATGATCTCGCGGATGCCGGCGACAAATGACAGCCTCTTGTCCGAATTGTTATTTGAAGATCGCATCATGCCAGTCTGCACCGAGCAATATCGCGACCTCATGGGGCTGGATCTTGCAGAGGGCTGGAAGTCCGTCACCCTTTTGCACGATGCACTTTGGGAAAAGGATTGGCCCTTCTGGGGTACGCAACAGCCTGATGTGAGATTGGATTGGCTTGCAGGCCCTCGCTATCCCAATCATTGGCTGCTTCTGGAGGCAGCAAGACAAGGGCGCGGGGTCGCCATGGCTCATATGGATCTGGCCGCAGACTCCCTGATGGAGGGATCGCTTGTACCGCTGGCGCCGCAACCCGTCGAAACAGGGGACAGCTACTTCCTCACAAGACGACGGGGCCATCGCTCACCGGCGGCCATTCAACTGCGCGCCTGGCTTCTGGGCTGTATGCGTGAAAGCCCAAACACAAGTTCCTGA
- the grpE gene encoding nucleotide exchange factor GrpE translates to MSDETRNPEAVVDPLAEAPAEEVSQEETYLNPLEAAELRIQEMEKEASEMKDQLLRTVAEMENLRRRTEKEIRDAKQFSVTSFARDMLAVADNLRRGLEAIPEEERANADGALKALLEGTEMTEREMLKTLEKHGVKKLNPEGEKFDPNYHQAMFEVPNPDVPNNSVIQVVQSGYVIGTRVLRPAMVGVAKGGPKFPAQPADDADGVDKSV, encoded by the coding sequence ATGTCTGACGAAACCCGTAATCCTGAAGCTGTCGTAGACCCGCTTGCCGAGGCTCCGGCTGAAGAGGTTTCCCAAGAGGAGACTTATCTCAATCCCCTGGAAGCTGCCGAGCTGCGCATCCAGGAGATGGAAAAAGAAGCTTCCGAGATGAAAGACCAGCTGCTGCGCACTGTGGCGGAAATGGAAAATCTGCGTCGCCGGACCGAAAAGGAAATCCGCGATGCCAAGCAGTTTTCCGTTACCAGCTTTGCACGTGACATGCTGGCGGTGGCTGACAATCTGCGTCGTGGTCTGGAAGCCATTCCCGAAGAAGAACGGGCCAACGCTGATGGCGCTTTGAAAGCTCTGCTGGAAGGCACCGAGATGACCGAACGGGAAATGCTCAAGACGCTGGAAAAGCACGGTGTCAAGAAGCTGAACCCGGAAGGGGAGAAATTCGACCCGAATTATCATCAGGCCATGTTTGAAGTACCCAACCCGGATGTTCCGAACAATTCGGTTATTCAGGTCGTGCAGTCCGGTTACGTTATCGGAACTCGCGTTCTGCGTCCTGCGATGGTTGGTGTTGCCAAGGGTGGACCGAAGTTCCCCGCGCAGCCTGCCGATGATGCAGATGGCGTCGACAAGAGCGTCTAA
- the hrcA gene encoding heat-inducible transcriptional repressor HrcA, translating into MFERDRLNQIPPLVGMDDRVKDIFRTIVESYLSTGDPVGSRNISRALPISLSPASVRNVMSDLEQLGLIYSPHTSAGRLPTEMGLRFFVDAMMEFGDLSNDERNAIKRQMTSSHQPDAGFESLLTQASQMLSGLSSGAGLVLANKQDQRLKHVEFVRLEATKALVVLVDEDDKVENRLMTLPKGLPASALTEASNFLNAHIRGKTLSEAQKEIEAHHVELQAELDDLTAKLVESGVATWAGASEDQPQSLIIRGRSNLLENVTAQEDLERIRHLFDDLESKKDFVQLLELAEQGDGVRIYIGSENQLFSLSGSSVIVSPYRDGNQKIVGVLGVIGPTRLNYARIVPMVDYTARVLSSMLTDPKRRFESD; encoded by the coding sequence ATGTTTGAACGAGACCGTCTAAACCAGATACCGCCATTGGTTGGAATGGATGACAGGGTAAAAGATATTTTCCGCACCATCGTGGAATCCTATCTTTCGACCGGTGATCCTGTGGGATCGCGCAACATCTCCCGCGCCTTGCCCATTTCGCTGTCGCCAGCGTCGGTGCGCAATGTGATGTCCGATCTGGAGCAATTGGGGCTGATCTATTCGCCCCACACCAGTGCCGGCCGCTTGCCCACAGAAATGGGGCTGCGCTTTTTCGTTGATGCCATGATGGAATTTGGCGACCTGTCGAATGACGAGCGCAACGCCATCAAACGGCAGATGACGTCTTCCCATCAGCCTGACGCCGGTTTCGAGAGCCTGTTGACGCAGGCGAGCCAGATGCTCTCCGGCCTATCTTCCGGCGCGGGGCTCGTTCTGGCCAACAAGCAGGATCAGCGCCTCAAGCATGTGGAATTTGTACGGTTGGAGGCCACCAAGGCGCTGGTAGTCCTCGTGGATGAGGATGACAAGGTGGAAAACCGCCTGATGACCCTGCCCAAGGGGCTGCCTGCCTCGGCGCTCACAGAAGCGAGCAACTTTCTCAATGCCCATATTCGAGGCAAGACCCTGTCTGAAGCGCAAAAGGAAATCGAAGCCCATCATGTGGAGCTACAGGCCGAATTGGATGATCTCACCGCAAAGCTGGTGGAATCCGGGGTCGCCACATGGGCCGGGGCTAGCGAGGACCAGCCACAGAGCCTGATCATTCGCGGGCGCTCCAACCTGTTGGAAAATGTCACGGCGCAGGAAGATCTTGAACGCATCCGTCATCTGTTTGACGATCTGGAATCCAAGAAGGATTTCGTTCAACTTCTGGAACTGGCCGAACAGGGCGACGGGGTTCGAATCTATATCGGTTCGGAAAACCAGCTGTTTTCGCTTTCAGGCTCATCGGTCATTGTATCTCCCTACCGCGATGGCAACCAGAAGATCGTCGGCGTGCTGGGCGTTATTGGTCCGACCCGGCTCAATTATGCGCGCATCGTGCCCATGGTCGATTATACCGCACGGGTGCTGAGCAGCATGCTGACAGATCCGAAAAGACGATTTGAAAGCGACTGA
- the rph gene encoding ribonuclease PH: MRPSKRNPDQKRVVTMTRNVSKHAEGSCLIKCGDTHVLCIASLEERIPPWLRGQNRGWVTAEYGMLPRATGDRMRREAQAGKQSGRTQEIQRLIGRSLRAVVDLEALGERQITIDCDVLQADGGTRTASITGAWVALNDCIEWMRARGMIAADTKVLKDQVAAISCGIYNGTPVLDLDYLEDSDAETDSNFVMTGKGGIVEIQGTAEGEPFSEDEFAQLMALAKKGIGELVTQQLEAQPQD; the protein is encoded by the coding sequence ATGCGCCCTTCCAAACGGAATCCCGACCAGAAACGCGTCGTCACCATGACACGCAACGTCTCCAAACACGCGGAGGGCTCTTGCCTGATCAAATGCGGCGACACCCATGTATTGTGCATCGCCAGCCTTGAAGAGCGCATTCCGCCCTGGCTGCGCGGACAGAATCGCGGTTGGGTCACCGCTGAATATGGCATGCTGCCGCGCGCCACTGGTGATCGTATGCGCCGCGAGGCACAGGCTGGCAAGCAGTCTGGCCGCACGCAGGAAATCCAGCGCCTGATTGGTCGTTCCCTGCGCGCCGTTGTTGATCTGGAAGCGCTCGGCGAGCGGCAGATCACCATCGACTGTGATGTGCTTCAGGCAGACGGCGGCACCCGCACCGCTTCTATCACCGGTGCATGGGTAGCGCTGAATGACTGCATCGAATGGATGCGGGCCCGTGGCATGATCGCTGCTGACACGAAGGTTCTCAAAGATCAGGTCGCCGCCATTTCTTGCGGTATCTATAACGGCACGCCGGTGCTCGATCTGGATTATCTGGAAGATTCCGATGCGGAAACCGATTCCAACTTTGTCATGACCGGCAAGGGCGGCATCGTGGAAATCCAGGGCACCGCCGAAGGAGAACCATTCTCCGAAGACGAATTCGCCCAGCTGATGGCGCTTGCCAAAAAGGGTATCGGCGAGCTGGTTACCCAGCAGCTTGAAGCCCAGCCTCAGGACTAG
- the rdgB gene encoding RdgB/HAM1 family non-canonical purine NTP pyrophosphatase yields MANRLSADTPLVVASHNKGKIREIKDLLGHYGLSIKTATELDLEEPEETGTTFEANAELKAMAAAKATGLPALADDSGFAVDALDGDPGIYSARWAGPDRDFAQAMRNVEEKLQALGATTPEKRGCRFVAVLCLAWPDGETHFFRGEVEGLAVWPPRGEKGFGYDPMFQPEGFDITFGEMEPDQKHGWKPGDETALSHRSRAFKLFADACLEG; encoded by the coding sequence ATGGCAAATAGATTATCCGCTGACACCCCGCTTGTTGTGGCCAGCCATAACAAGGGCAAGATCCGCGAAATCAAGGATCTGCTTGGCCATTATGGCCTCAGCATCAAAACCGCGACCGAGCTGGATCTGGAAGAGCCTGAAGAAACCGGCACGACCTTTGAAGCCAATGCGGAACTCAAGGCCATGGCTGCGGCTAAGGCAACCGGCCTGCCTGCGTTGGCCGATGATTCCGGCTTTGCGGTTGATGCGCTTGATGGTGATCCGGGAATCTATTCAGCCCGTTGGGCTGGCCCTGACAGGGATTTTGCTCAAGCCATGCGCAATGTGGAAGAAAAGCTGCAGGCGCTTGGCGCAACCACGCCTGAAAAACGCGGCTGTCGCTTTGTCGCCGTGCTTTGCCTTGCCTGGCCAGATGGGGAAACCCATTTCTTCCGCGGCGAAGTGGAAGGACTGGCCGTTTGGCCGCCACGCGGAGAGAAGGGCTTTGGCTATGATCCGATGTTCCAGCCCGAGGGCTTTGATATCACCTTTGGCGAAATGGAACCGGATCAGAAACATGGCTGGAAGCCGGGGGATGAGACTGCCTTGTCGCATCGCTCCCGCGCATTCAAGCTTTTTGCCGATGCATGCCTTGAAGGGTAA
- the hemW gene encoding radical SAM family heme chaperone HemW, with translation MVTGEPMCPDNQQLSKPGPDNPGFGIYLHWPFCKAKCPYCDFNSHVRHQPVDQQRFASAMIAELGLYASRIKGAGRSAPVTSIFFGGGTPSLMQPAIVGQLLDAIADLWTVAPDAEITLEANPTSVEAEHFKGYASAGVNRVSLGVQSLYDDQLRFLGRMHSADEAKVAIELAQKHFNRMSFDLIYARPHQTPEAWARELDEAIALAADHLSLYQLTIEQDTPFFALYRNGKFELPDEDTSVALYEMTHERLEMHGMPAYEISNHARPGYESRHNLTYWRYGDYVGVGAGAHGRLQLANGRLATSNERHPESWLKRVEQQGTGAIEEEILTLEEQSDEFLIMGLRVKEGIDLDRYEKLAGRQLDAGRIDGLVGEGLLVREGNRIHATRKGFLVLNALVADLASE, from the coding sequence ATGGTGACAGGTGAGCCTATGTGCCCTGACAATCAACAACTCTCAAAGCCGGGACCAGACAATCCCGGCTTTGGCATTTATTTGCACTGGCCTTTTTGCAAGGCCAAATGCCCCTATTGCGACTTCAATTCCCATGTGCGCCATCAGCCTGTGGATCAGCAGCGCTTTGCTTCTGCCATGATTGCCGAGCTTGGTCTCTATGCCAGTCGCATCAAGGGGGCAGGGCGGAGCGCGCCTGTTACCTCGATCTTTTTCGGTGGCGGCACACCGTCTCTGATGCAGCCCGCCATCGTTGGCCAATTGCTTGATGCCATCGCTGATCTCTGGACCGTGGCGCCAGACGCCGAAATCACGCTGGAAGCCAACCCCACATCGGTGGAAGCGGAACATTTCAAGGGCTATGCCAGTGCGGGGGTCAATCGCGTCTCGCTTGGGGTGCAGTCGCTCTATGATGATCAATTGCGCTTTCTGGGCCGGATGCACAGCGCCGATGAGGCGAAGGTCGCCATCGAGCTGGCACAAAAGCATTTTAATCGCATGTCGTTCGATCTCATCTATGCCCGCCCGCATCAAACGCCAGAAGCATGGGCAAGGGAGCTGGACGAGGCCATCGCATTGGCTGCCGATCATCTCTCGCTCTATCAGCTCACCATTGAGCAGGACACGCCCTTCTTTGCGCTGTATCGCAATGGCAAATTCGAGCTGCCCGATGAAGACACCTCGGTGGCGCTTTATGAAATGACCCACGAGCGGCTGGAAATGCATGGCATGCCTGCCTATGAAATTTCCAACCATGCACGACCGGGCTATGAATCCCGCCATAATCTGACCTATTGGCGCTATGGCGACTATGTCGGTGTTGGCGCCGGTGCCCATGGACGGTTGCAACTGGCCAATGGCAGGCTCGCGACCAGCAATGAACGCCACCCTGAAAGCTGGCTGAAGCGGGTCGAGCAACAGGGCACGGGAGCGATCGAAGAGGAAATCCTGACCCTTGAAGAGCAAAGCGATGAATTTCTCATCATGGGCTTGCGTGTCAAGGAAGGCATAGACCTTGATCGCTATGAGAAACTGGCAGGCAGACAGCTTGATGCAGGGCGCATTGACGGGCTGGTCGGCGAGGGGCTGTTGGTGCGTGAGGGCAACCGCATCCACGCCACCCGCAAAGGCTTTCTTGTGCTCAACGCTCTGGTCGCCGATTTGGCCAGTGAATAA
- a CDS encoding penicillin-binding protein activator — MIGLFRSSPDARPLLNRLIRHTVSGAVIGAASLLAACNPTTLSGPGFGTGTNQPVTIAEPTGEVLGSGSVRVALLTPSSAQGVFGQTGQALRNAAAMALQDYSSADLQVIVKDVGQSTSGASQQASRALAEGAQLVIGPLRSDAVKRAGMVLKPAGVPMIAFTTDTGAAAQGVYLINFTPENDVERIISYAASQGKRSIAAMVPQTPYGNIVEASLRQNAARHGMRVMTIESYKSGNKPDPFGLQNAAEQIAKVKDQIDTIFIPEGAAAVSATQLLAGQGVRNKSVTFLGSGQWDQPAIAREPMLAGAWYPAAPKVLRNLDGRTIGFDSFANRYAAQFGSQPPRVASLAYDSVILAAALVAQSGERRFSPQTLTDPNGFIGFGDGFFRFRADGTSQRSLAIMEISDGNARIIDQAPMSAAGLPN; from the coding sequence TTGATAGGTTTATTTCGCTCGTCCCCTGACGCTCGCCCGCTCCTGAACAGGCTGATCCGTCACACCGTTTCCGGCGCCGTGATCGGCGCTGCTTCCCTGCTTGCTGCCTGTAATCCGACGACGCTCTCAGGGCCTGGCTTCGGAACCGGGACCAACCAGCCAGTGACCATTGCCGAACCCACGGGCGAAGTGCTCGGGTCGGGCTCTGTGCGCGTGGCGTTGCTGACGCCCTCTTCTGCGCAAGGGGTCTTCGGGCAAACCGGACAGGCACTCCGAAATGCGGCAGCCATGGCGCTGCAGGATTACAGCTCTGCTGATTTGCAAGTCATCGTGAAAGATGTTGGCCAGAGTACAAGTGGTGCCTCCCAACAGGCCAGCCGCGCACTGGCCGAAGGCGCTCAGCTGGTCATCGGCCCGCTTCGCTCTGATGCAGTCAAGCGCGCTGGCATGGTATTGAAACCGGCTGGCGTTCCGATGATTGCCTTCACAACGGATACCGGCGCGGCGGCGCAGGGTGTCTATCTCATCAACTTCACGCCAGAGAATGACGTTGAGCGCATCATTTCCTATGCGGCGTCTCAGGGGAAACGCAGCATCGCTGCCATGGTCCCCCAGACACCTTACGGAAATATCGTAGAGGCTTCCTTGCGTCAGAATGCAGCCCGTCATGGCATGCGCGTGATGACCATCGAGAGCTACAAATCGGGCAACAAGCCTGATCCGTTCGGCCTGCAGAATGCCGCCGAGCAGATTGCCAAGGTGAAGGACCAGATCGATACGATCTTCATTCCCGAAGGCGCTGCGGCCGTTTCTGCGACCCAGCTTCTTGCCGGACAGGGTGTTCGCAACAAATCCGTTACGTTCCTTGGCTCTGGCCAGTGGGATCAGCCAGCCATTGCGCGTGAACCCATGTTGGCGGGCGCCTGGTATCCTGCAGCTCCAAAGGTATTGCGCAATCTTGATGGTCGCACCATCGGGTTTGACAGCTTCGCCAATCGCTATGCCGCCCAGTTCGGTTCACAGCCACCGCGCGTTGCTTCGCTGGCTTATGACAGCGTTATTCTCGCTGCGGCTCTGGTGGCCCAGTCCGGGGAGCGTCGCTTCTCGCCGCAGACCCTGACCGATCCCAATGGCTTCATCGGCTTTGGTGATGGCTTCTTCCGCTTCCGCGCGGATGGCACATCCCAGCGCAGCCTTGCGATCATGGAAATTTCCGATGGCAACGCCAGAATTATTGATCAAGCCCCCATGTCGGCGGCAGGCCTACCAAACTAG
- the rsmI gene encoding 16S rRNA (cytidine(1402)-2'-O)-methyltransferase — protein MTEIDETAHADEPDGASLCAHDDGDEATDGHARRDYILLGSKQRAPSLASALYIVATPIGNLKDMTVRALEVLAGCDIIACEDTRVSRKLLTHYGIHTRLITYHEHNADKQRPYLLNALAEGKAVALISDAGTPLLSDPGYKLVADMLEADHAVVPIPGASAMLSALVASGLPTDQIHFAGFLPQKAGARNRKLADLKDIPGTLVFYESPRRLGAVLPAMVEHLGAGREVVIARELTKKFEDFHRGSLGALAEHYASADAPKGEAVVLLGPAEEEAPDEDDIDAMIIKGLEEGQHIKALSGEIAQKVGAKKNDIYKRALGLKDALGNGGDKA, from the coding sequence ATGACCGAAATAGACGAAACAGCCCATGCAGATGAACCTGATGGAGCATCGCTTTGCGCTCATGATGACGGGGATGAAGCCACCGATGGCCATGCCCGCAGGGATTATATTCTGCTTGGCTCCAAGCAACGGGCCCCTAGTCTTGCCTCAGCGCTCTACATCGTGGCTACCCCGATTGGCAATCTGAAAGATATGACGGTGCGCGCCCTGGAGGTTCTGGCCGGCTGCGACATCATCGCCTGCGAAGACACCCGTGTATCGCGCAAGCTGCTGACCCACTATGGCATTCATACGCGCCTCATTACCTATCATGAGCATAATGCCGACAAACAGCGCCCCTATTTGCTCAATGCCCTTGCCGAGGGAAAGGCTGTGGCGCTGATTTCCGATGCGGGCACGCCGCTGCTTTCGGACCCGGGATACAAGCTCGTTGCCGATATGCTGGAAGCAGATCATGCTGTTGTGCCCATTCCCGGCGCCTCGGCCATGCTTTCCGCGCTGGTGGCCAGTGGCTTGCCCACAGATCAGATCCACTTCGCAGGTTTCTTGCCCCAGAAGGCAGGCGCCAGAAACCGCAAGCTGGCAGACCTCAAGGATATACCCGGTACGCTGGTCTTTTATGAAAGTCCGCGCCGCCTCGGGGCTGTTCTGCCAGCCATGGTCGAGCATCTGGGCGCTGGGCGCGAAGTGGTCATCGCGCGCGAACTCACCAAGAAATTTGAGGATTTCCATCGTGGCTCGCTTGGGGCGCTGGCTGAGCATTACGCCAGTGCGGATGCCCCCAAGGGGGAAGCCGTGGTTCTGCTTGGCCCGGCAGAGGAAGAAGCTCCCGATGAAGATGATATCGATGCGATGATCATCAAGGGCCTTGAAGAGGGCCAACATATCAAGGCGCTGTCCGGCGAGATTGCCCAGAAGGTCGGGGCCAAGAAGAATGATATCTACAAGCGCGCACTGGGTTTGAAAGATGCTTTGGGCAATGGTGGAGACAAGGCATAG
- a CDS encoding YraN family protein gives MANLQPSKPALRPKRKASKTQHRKESYERGVRVERWAGWIMRVKGFEIIKRRYKAQGGEIDLICRKDDLIVFLEVKYRDRLDDALYAITPRTQGRIVAAASHYIAEAEEEPASSYRFDIMAFAKGAGPAPRWTHLESAFEAF, from the coding sequence ATGGCAAATTTGCAGCCTTCCAAACCCGCTTTGAGGCCCAAAAGAAAAGCCAGCAAGACCCAGCACCGCAAGGAAAGCTATGAGCGGGGTGTGCGTGTCGAGCGCTGGGCAGGCTGGATCATGCGGGTGAAGGGCTTTGAGATCATCAAGCGGCGCTACAAGGCGCAAGGGGGAGAGATCGATCTCATTTGCCGGAAGGACGACCTCATCGTCTTCCTAGAGGTCAAATATCGAGATCGTCTGGATGATGCCCTTTATGCCATCACCCCGCGCACTCAGGGGCGGATTGTGGCGGCCGCCAGTCACTATATTGCAGAGGCCGAAGAGGAACCCGCCAGCAGCTATCGGTTTGACATCATGGCCTTTGCCAAGGGGGCGGGCCCTGCACCCCGCTGGACGCATCTGGAATCCGCATTCGAGGCCTTTTGA
- the gshB gene encoding glutathione synthase has protein sequence MAQSRTLKVAFQMDHIKGINIAGDSTFAMMLEAQKRGHEIFHYTVDTMAMENGEVFASVEPVEVRDEAGSHFTLGDAVRTNLAEFDVIHMRQDPPFDLNYISATHMLERIHPKTLVVNDPANVRNAPEKIFVTQFPDLMPPTIITRSEDELRAFKEKHGDIVMKPLYGHGGAAVFRLNKEDQNFGSLVALFGDIFREPWVAQKFLPDVKAGDKRILLVDGEAAGAVNRIPADDDLRSNMVRGGAAAKTDLTDREKEICERIGPALKEMGFILVGIDVIGGYLTEINVTSPTGIRSIQKLSGIDVAAMVWDAIEAKCA, from the coding sequence ATGGCTCAGTCACGCACGCTTAAAGTCGCGTTTCAAATGGATCACATCAAGGGCATCAATATTGCAGGGGATTCCACCTTTGCCATGATGCTGGAAGCGCAAAAGCGCGGGCATGAAATCTTCCACTATACGGTCGATACAATGGCCATGGAAAATGGCGAGGTCTTTGCCTCCGTGGAGCCGGTTGAAGTGCGCGACGAAGCGGGCAGCCATTTCACTCTTGGAGATGCCGTGCGGACCAATCTGGCCGAGTTCGACGTCATTCACATGCGTCAGGATCCACCGTTTGATCTCAATTATATTTCGGCCACCCACATGCTGGAGCGCATCCACCCCAAGACACTGGTGGTCAACGATCCGGCCAACGTGCGTAACGCGCCTGAGAAAATCTTCGTCACCCAGTTTCCGGACCTGATGCCACCAACCATCATCACCCGCTCGGAAGATGAATTGCGTGCCTTCAAGGAAAAGCACGGCGACATTGTCATGAAGCCGCTTTACGGCCATGGCGGTGCGGCGGTTTTCCGGTTGAACAAGGAAGATCAGAATTTCGGCTCTCTGGTGGCTCTGTTCGGCGACATTTTCCGCGAGCCATGGGTTGCTCAGAAATTCCTGCCTGACGTAAAGGCTGGCGACAAGCGCATTCTGCTGGTCGATGGCGAGGCCGCTGGTGCGGTCAACCGCATTCCTGCCGATGATGACCTGCGTTCCAACATGGTGCGTGGCGGGGCCGCTGCCAAAACAGACCTGACCGATCGCGAAAAGGAAATTTGCGAACGCATCGGGCCTGCACTCAAGGAAATGGGCTTTATTCTGGTGGGTATTGATGTGATCGGTGGCTATCTCACAGAAATCAACGTGACCTCCCCGACGGGTATCCGCTCCATTCAGAAGCTTTCGGGCATTGACGTCGCGGCCATGGTCTGGGACGCAATCGAAGCCAAGTGCGCTTAA
- a CDS encoding cytochrome c peroxidase → MSRLEKLRVMALCVSMSAGAAPMAVAEDLPTLPDNKATLEGLGAALFFDENLSKNRNQACATCHSPDVGFADPRPNGLDGLAGRAASLGDDDRSIGDRNAPTASYAAFSPKFHLNEDGLYVGGQFLDGREPDLEGQAGGPPLNPIEMGMPDKASVVERLKENEEYVNGFKLLYGKDIFKESERAYRAMTEAIAAFERTEFFSPFDSKYDRYLRGEAEFTNEEELGRTLFFSQQFTNCNQCHQLRPRPGMEKETFTNYQYFNIGVPAHKALRAANGSKADFIDHGLLENNPHVTDKKWDGTYKTSTLRNVAVTGPYMHNGVFNDLETVIRFYNKYNSRAKSALINPETNEPWGEPEVADTIDMEKLTDGPALDERRIKALVAFLKTLTDQRYEYLLED, encoded by the coding sequence ATGTCCCGACTGGAAAAGTTGCGGGTGATGGCCCTGTGCGTCTCAATGTCTGCGGGGGCGGCCCCCATGGCTGTGGCTGAAGATCTGCCGACTTTGCCTGACAACAAGGCAACATTGGAGGGCCTCGGCGCGGCCTTGTTTTTTGACGAAAATCTTTCCAAGAATCGCAATCAGGCCTGCGCGACCTGCCATTCTCCGGATGTGGGCTTTGCCGATCCGCGCCCCAATGGCCTTGATGGATTGGCTGGACGTGCGGCGTCGCTGGGCGATGATGATCGGTCGATCGGAGATCGCAACGCCCCGACAGCGAGTTACGCCGCCTTCAGCCCGAAATTCCATCTCAATGAAGACGGCCTATATGTTGGTGGCCAATTCCTTGATGGACGCGAGCCCGATCTGGAAGGGCAGGCGGGCGGACCGCCCCTTAATCCCATTGAAATGGGCATGCCGGACAAGGCCTCCGTTGTCGAACGACTCAAGGAAAATGAGGAATATGTCAACGGCTTCAAGCTGCTCTATGGAAAAGATATTTTCAAAGAGTCCGAGCGCGCCTATCGAGCGATGACCGAAGCCATCGCCGCTTTCGAGCGTACGGAATTCTTCAGCCCGTTTGATTCCAAATATGATCGATATTTGCGTGGTGAAGCCGAGTTTACCAATGAAGAGGAGTTGGGGCGGACCTTGTTCTTTTCCCAGCAGTTTACCAACTGCAACCAGTGCCATCAGTTGCGTCCGCGCCCGGGCATGGAGAAGGAAACCTTCACCAACTACCAGTATTTCAACATCGGTGTGCCTGCCCACAAAGCCTTGAGAGCGGCCAACGGCTCAAAGGCCGATTTTATCGATCACGGCCTTTTGGAAAACAATCCGCACGTGACTGACAAGAAATGGGATGGCACCTACAAGACCAGCACATTGCGCAATGTAGCCGTGACAGGCCCCTACATGCATAACGGGGTGTTCAACGATCTTGAAACGGTGATCCGCTTCTACAACAAGTATAATTCACGCGCCAAGAGTGCTTTGATCAACCCCGAAACCAATGAGCCATGGGGTGAACCGGAGGTGGCTGATACCATCGATATGGAAAAGCTGACCGATGGTCCGGCACTGGATGAACGCCGCATCAAGGCTCTGGTTGCCTTCTTGAAAACGCTCACCGATCAGCGCTATGAATATCTATTGGAAGACTAG
- a CDS encoding isoprenylcysteine carboxylmethyltransferase family protein: MCADLKKPTSPGIRIAIPPLIFILCGGSALALEWFYFYSVGPLSALGIPILTLVICGFLIGWAGFAFMGWGFFKFKLVGTTTNLIDPASQLVSSGAFRFSRNPMYVGFVVMLFAGIILFDSIPFLIATLVMFFYLDRFVIPREEAYLRAEFGQAFTDYCARTRRWF, encoded by the coding sequence ATGTGTGCCGATCTCAAGAAGCCAACCTCTCCGGGTATTCGCATTGCCATCCCGCCGCTAATCTTTATTTTGTGCGGTGGGAGCGCTCTGGCGCTGGAATGGTTTTATTTCTATTCTGTCGGCCCGCTTTCGGCCTTGGGGATCCCCATTCTAACGCTCGTTATCTGCGGTTTCCTGATTGGTTGGGCTGGTTTCGCCTTTATGGGATGGGGCTTTTTCAAGTTCAAGCTGGTTGGTACGACAACCAACCTGATTGACCCAGCTTCGCAACTGGTGAGTAGCGGAGCGTTTCGCTTCAGTCGCAACCCCATGTATGTGGGCTTCGTGGTGATGCTGTTCGCAGGGATCATCCTGTTTGACAGTATACCCTTCCTGATCGCCACACTCGTTATGTTCTTCTATCTGGATCGCTTTGTGATACCACGCGAGGAGGCCTATCTCCGGGCCGAATTTGGCCAGGCTTTCACAGACTATTGCGCCCGAACCCGCCGTTGGTTCTGA